In the genome of Saprospira sp. CCB-QB6, one region contains:
- a CDS encoding MlaE family ABC transporter permease, with amino-acid sequence MFYHLGRYFILMKSMFAKPERFSMYWKATARQMNDIGVGSLIIVGLVSVFIGAVTAVQFAYQLQASSIPPYYVGYIVRDIMIIELAPTFSCLALAGKVGSNIAAEIGGMRQKEQIDALEVMGVDTAAYLVAPKIIAAVVVIPMLVILSAFMGMAGGYLACVIGQLVTVSEFMQGLRSFFIPYNVFMMEVKAFVFAFLLTSISCYQGYFVKGGSIELGKASTSAVVISNIMILLADYVIALLMT; translated from the coding sequence ATGTTTTACCATCTCGGTCGGTATTTCATACTCATGAAGAGTATGTTTGCCAAACCCGAGCGGTTTTCTATGTACTGGAAAGCGACCGCTCGGCAGATGAATGATATTGGTGTAGGCTCTCTCATTATTGTGGGCCTCGTCTCTGTTTTTATTGGAGCGGTTACCGCCGTTCAGTTCGCCTATCAATTGCAGGCTTCCTCGATCCCGCCCTACTACGTTGGCTATATCGTTCGCGATATCATGATTATCGAGCTAGCCCCCACTTTCTCTTGTTTGGCCTTGGCCGGAAAAGTGGGCTCTAACATTGCGGCAGAAATTGGCGGGATGCGCCAAAAGGAGCAAATTGATGCCCTAGAAGTGATGGGGGTAGATACAGCAGCCTATTTGGTGGCGCCCAAGATCATTGCCGCCGTCGTTGTGATTCCCATGCTCGTCATTTTGTCTGCCTTTATGGGAATGGCTGGCGGCTATTTGGCCTGTGTGATCGGGCAGCTCGTCACGGTCTCTGAATTTATGCAGGGCTTGCGTTCCTTCTTCATTCCCTACAACGTTTTCATGATGGAAGTCAAGGCCTTTGTCTTCGCCTTCCTACTCACGTCTATCTCTTGCTACCAAGGCTATTTCGTTAAAGGCGGTAGCATCGAGTTGGGAAAAGCCAGTACTTCGGCCGTAGTGATTAGTAATATCATGATCCTTTTGGCCGACTATGTGATTGCCCTCTTGATGACCTAA
- a CDS encoding glycosyltransferase family 4 protein encodes MAKQANAKKIGLVVNTAWNILNFRLGLIKQLIADGHEVVAIAPADEYVPQIEATGARFLPLGQLDRKGSNPLKEMQLCRELYKAFKQEQLDLVLLYTIKPNIYGALAAKWAGIPSICTVTGLGYTFLHDNIVSKLAQGLYKYAFKRASWVAFQNRDDRQLFIDRKLVAQEKSLLIPGSGINTQVFAPVNGQEKPQAFTFLFVGRLLKDKGVNELLQAAELLQAAQSKAQIWVLGGLDPDNPACIAPETLEAAQALGNLQYFGRSDKVKDFMAQADVVVLPSYREGLPRVMLEALAMSKAVITTAVAGCRETVEEGLNGYLIPAKDAQALAAAMLKMSQLPEEQLKKMGEAGRQMALNRFDEQIIIQHYKRLIKEL; translated from the coding sequence ATGGCGAAGCAGGCAAATGCAAAAAAAATAGGTTTAGTCGTCAATACGGCTTGGAACATTCTCAACTTCAGGCTTGGCCTCATCAAACAATTGATTGCCGATGGGCATGAGGTAGTGGCCATTGCCCCTGCAGATGAATATGTCCCCCAAATTGAGGCGACAGGAGCCCGCTTCTTGCCCCTTGGGCAGCTCGATCGTAAGGGCAGCAACCCCCTTAAAGAGATGCAGCTTTGCCGAGAACTCTATAAAGCATTTAAGCAGGAGCAGCTCGACTTAGTTTTGCTCTATACCATTAAGCCCAATATCTATGGGGCCTTAGCGGCAAAATGGGCAGGCATTCCCAGTATCTGTACGGTTACGGGTTTGGGGTATACCTTCTTGCATGACAATATCGTCAGCAAATTGGCCCAAGGATTATATAAGTATGCCTTCAAAAGGGCCAGTTGGGTGGCTTTTCAGAACCGTGATGATCGCCAACTCTTTATTGATCGGAAACTAGTGGCTCAAGAAAAGAGCTTACTCATCCCGGGTTCGGGCATCAACACCCAAGTTTTTGCCCCAGTAAATGGGCAAGAAAAACCTCAGGCCTTTACCTTTTTGTTTGTGGGGCGTTTGCTCAAGGACAAGGGGGTCAATGAGCTTTTGCAAGCCGCAGAGCTTTTGCAAGCCGCCCAATCTAAGGCGCAAATTTGGGTTCTTGGGGGGCTAGACCCCGATAATCCCGCCTGTATTGCTCCAGAAACCTTAGAAGCGGCCCAAGCTTTAGGCAATTTGCAGTATTTTGGCCGCTCCGATAAGGTCAAAGACTTTATGGCCCAGGCCGATGTCGTGGTTCTTCCTTCCTATCGAGAGGGCTTGCCTAGAGTGATGCTCGAAGCCCTAGCCATGTCTAAAGCGGTAATTACCACCGCCGTAGCGGGCTGTAGAGAAACTGTAGAAGAAGGTCTAAATGGTTATCTGATCCCTGCCAAAGATGCTCAAGCCCTAGCAGCTGCTATGCTCAAAATGAGCCAGTTGCCCGAAGAGCAACTAAAAAAGATGGGAGAGGCAGGTCGTCAAATGGCCCTTAATCGTTTTGATGAACAGATCATTATACAGCATTATAAAAGGCTTATTAAAGAGCTATAA
- the mnmG gene encoding tRNA uridine-5-carboxymethylaminomethyl(34) synthesis enzyme MnmG: MIFDTYDVVVVGAGHAGCEAAVAAANLGAKVMLATMNMETIAKMSCNPAMGGVAKGQIVREIDALNGYSGIVTDHTMIQFRLLNRSKGPAMWSPRAQSDRMRFAEKWRLMLEAHPNIDFWQEMVTGIVVKDKKAVGIRTSLGLEIPAKSVILTNGTFLNGIIHIGEKQMGGGRAGERAAKGITEQLVELGFEASRMKTGTPPRIDARSINWSALEIQEGDQPAGKFSYTDTPELKEQRPCHIGYTNKKVHECLKEGFSRSPMFNGRIQGLGPRYCPSIEDKINRFSERDRHQLFVEPEGWNTAEIYLNGFSSSLPEDVQFKAMRLIPGFEQAKMFRPGYAIEYDFFQPTQLKQTLETRLVDGLYFAGQINGTTGYEEAACQGLMAGINAIRKVREEEPFVLKRSDAYIGVLIDDLINKGTNEPYRMFTSRAEYRILLRQDNADIRLTPIAQALGMDVEERMQRVRAKEAAERDIREFMETYSVRPEAINGYLDSLGSAPLRQPLKLMKVLLRPKVNATDLAVHLPELKAVLDQYPAEFVEYSEIKAKYAGYIKKEEEQVEKMNRLESVRLPENFNYYNIQGLSAEGQEKLSRIRPGSIGQASRISGVSASDISILLVYMGR; encoded by the coding sequence ATGATTTTTGATACTTATGATGTCGTTGTTGTTGGTGCAGGCCATGCGGGCTGCGAAGCTGCCGTAGCAGCAGCCAACCTAGGGGCCAAAGTCATGTTGGCCACCATGAATATGGAAACCATTGCCAAAATGTCTTGTAATCCCGCTATGGGCGGGGTGGCCAAAGGGCAAATCGTTCGAGAAATCGACGCGCTAAACGGCTATTCAGGCATTGTGACGGACCATACCATGATCCAATTCCGTCTGCTCAACCGCTCAAAAGGCCCCGCTATGTGGAGCCCCCGCGCCCAAAGCGATCGTATGCGCTTTGCCGAAAAATGGCGCCTGATGCTAGAAGCTCATCCCAATATTGACTTCTGGCAAGAAATGGTCACGGGAATTGTGGTCAAAGACAAAAAGGCCGTTGGAATTCGCACCTCTTTGGGCCTAGAAATTCCCGCCAAATCGGTTATCCTCACCAACGGGACCTTCCTCAATGGCATTATCCATATCGGAGAAAAGCAAATGGGCGGTGGCCGTGCTGGAGAACGAGCCGCTAAAGGCATTACCGAACAATTAGTAGAGCTTGGCTTTGAAGCTAGCCGTATGAAAACAGGCACCCCGCCTCGGATCGATGCTCGCAGCATCAATTGGTCGGCTCTGGAGATTCAAGAAGGAGATCAGCCTGCGGGAAAGTTTTCTTATACAGATACTCCAGAACTCAAAGAACAACGTCCCTGTCATATTGGTTATACCAATAAGAAAGTGCACGAATGCTTGAAAGAAGGCTTTAGCCGCTCGCCCATGTTTAATGGTCGAATTCAGGGCCTAGGTCCCCGCTATTGCCCTTCTATTGAGGATAAAATCAACCGCTTTTCAGAAAGAGATCGACATCAGTTGTTTGTAGAGCCTGAGGGCTGGAATACCGCCGAGATTTACCTCAATGGTTTCTCTAGCTCCTTGCCCGAAGATGTACAATTTAAGGCCATGCGCCTGATTCCTGGTTTTGAGCAGGCGAAGATGTTTCGCCCTGGCTATGCCATTGAGTACGATTTCTTTCAGCCTACACAGCTCAAACAGACCTTAGAGACGCGTCTGGTAGATGGACTTTATTTTGCTGGACAAATTAACGGGACCACAGGATATGAGGAGGCCGCTTGTCAGGGGCTAATGGCGGGAATCAATGCCATCCGCAAGGTCCGTGAAGAAGAGCCTTTCGTACTCAAGCGCTCTGATGCCTACATTGGGGTATTGATTGATGACTTGATTAACAAGGGGACCAATGAACCCTATCGGATGTTTACTTCTCGGGCCGAATATCGCATCTTGCTCCGTCAAGATAATGCAGATATTCGCCTTACACCAATTGCTCAGGCTTTGGGCATGGATGTAGAGGAGCGCATGCAGAGAGTTCGGGCCAAAGAAGCGGCTGAGCGAGATATCCGTGAATTTATGGAGACCTATAGTGTGCGTCCAGAGGCCATCAATGGCTATCTGGATAGCTTAGGGTCTGCGCCTTTGCGCCAACCGCTTAAGTTGATGAAGGTATTGCTTCGTCCCAAGGTAAACGCTACTGATTTGGCGGTGCATTTGCCAGAACTCAAGGCGGTCTTGGACCAATATCCTGCAGAATTTGTCGAGTACAGTGAGATTAAGGCTAAATATGCGGGCTACATTAAAAAAGAAGAAGAGCAGGTAGAGAAAATGAACCGTTTAGAGTCGGTACGTCTACCCGAAAACTTTAATTATTACAACATCCAGGGCCTATCAGCAGAAGGGCAGGAGAAACTGAGCCGTATTCGTCCGGGCAGTATTGGTCAAGCAAGCCGCATTAGTGGGGTGTCGGCCAGTGATATCTCTATTTTGTTGGTGTATATGGGCCGATAA